A single region of the Prevotella sp. HUN102 genome encodes:
- a CDS encoding DUF418 domain-containing protein: protein MTTDLTPTTDKQRYIILDALRGFALFGIILANFPEFGLWTFLSSSEQAAMPSAEIDRIVRFSQYLFVDAKFYGIFSMLFGIGFSIILSHAFERGGNGIFLFYRRMSILVCIALLHLLCLWSGDILLLYALMGMLLPPVYHFSNRALLITACILIFIPIGLDLYQELNGVSFSAPIVDAWWTRANSYGITEQNFATWLRDSESYSGVHQFLMQGAIERMYEFVDGHRPMKVLGLFMIGYYIGRNKLYAKIEERRVDLKKLFCWTLAIGFPTSLLYAYSAVNGHAWGLTVHSLLYAVSALPFALCYMSGMALLYLNNQDSRFFYYLSLPGRMALTNYIGQSVIGIILFYGIGFGLGLRYGLASIEFIAVLVFAFQMFFSHFWMKYFKFGPLEWVWRMLTYGKWLNPKR from the coding sequence ATGACAACAGATTTAACTCCCACAACCGATAAGCAGCGATATATAATACTGGATGCACTGCGAGGTTTCGCCTTGTTTGGCATCATTTTAGCGAATTTCCCAGAGTTTGGATTGTGGACCTTCCTCTCGTCGTCCGAACAGGCGGCTATGCCGAGTGCAGAGATTGACAGGATAGTGCGTTTCTCGCAATATCTTTTCGTAGATGCTAAGTTTTATGGTATATTCAGTATGCTTTTCGGCATCGGTTTTTCGATTATCCTTAGCCACGCATTTGAACGGGGAGGTAACGGTATCTTTCTTTTCTACCGCCGTATGTCAATTCTTGTTTGCATTGCTCTGCTGCATCTTCTATGCCTATGGAGTGGCGATATTCTCTTGCTCTATGCCCTGATGGGAATGCTTTTGCCTCCGGTTTATCATTTCTCAAACCGTGCTTTGCTGATTACGGCTTGTATTTTGATATTTATTCCGATTGGATTGGACCTGTATCAGGAATTGAATGGTGTAAGCTTTTCTGCACCGATAGTTGATGCTTGGTGGACTAGGGCAAATTCTTATGGTATTACAGAACAGAATTTTGCTACTTGGCTGCGCGATTCGGAGTCTTATTCGGGTGTTCATCAGTTCCTGATGCAGGGAGCAATAGAACGAATGTATGAATTTGTTGATGGTCATCGTCCGATGAAGGTGCTCGGTTTATTTATGATTGGGTATTACATAGGGCGTAATAAATTGTATGCGAAGATAGAAGAACGGCGTGTCGACTTGAAGAAACTCTTTTGTTGGACGCTTGCGATAGGTTTTCCAACTTCTCTTCTGTATGCTTATAGCGCAGTAAATGGGCACGCTTGGGGGCTGACTGTTCATTCTTTGTTGTATGCTGTGAGTGCATTGCCCTTTGCATTGTGCTATATGTCTGGTATGGCGTTGCTTTATCTGAACAATCAGGATAGTAGATTCTTTTATTATTTATCCTTGCCCGGTCGAATGGCTCTTACCAATTATATCGGTCAGTCTGTCATTGGTATCATTCTCTTTTATGGAATAGGTTTCGGATTGGGGCTTCGCTATGGCCTTGCAAGTATAGAATTTATTGCAGTTCTTGTTTTCGCTTTCCAAATGTTTTTCTCTCACTTTTGGATGAAATACTTCAAGTTTGGCCCATTGGAATGGGTTTGGAGAATGCTGACTTACGGCAAGTGGCTTAATCCCAAACGATAA
- a CDS encoding M3 family metallopeptidase: MNTNFKKTFVTAGLACAVLMASAASGPKDKKVKSMYSNPLMQQSTLQYGAPDFTRIKGEHYLPAIKAGIEEQRAEIKKIVANKQKPTFENTILAYEKSGRLLDRVSNIFFCVTEAEKTPEIEAAENEVIPLLTDFDSEVKFNQKFFQRIKYVYDNQLSSLQGEDKKLTEEIYKSFVRAGALLSKEKMNRMQEINSRVATLQQEFGNMLPKAGVASTVWVNDVKELAGLSDADIAQCKKDAESRGGKAPYCIVISNTTQQPILASLDNRELRKRVYEASIHRTDGTREYNTYPIIVEIAKLRAEKAEIMGYKNYAAYSLDNAMAKNPENAYSFLKDLIAAYKPKAEAETKSIEAYAQKTQGAAFKLEPYDRFYYSAKMKKEQFNFSEDEVKPYFNIDTVLVNGVFYAANRAYGLTFKERTDLPTYHKDMKVFDVIDANGKQLALFYCDYFRRPTKRGGAWMSAFAKQSSFRDQLPIIYNVCNYAKAPEGQPTLVTWDEVTTMFHEFGHGLHGMLSNCKYNTLSGTAVSRDFVEMPSQFNESFASIPEVFNNYAKHYQTNAPMPEELKNKMLNSLNFHSAYALGENLAATCSDLAWHTLSPSQVPTAEKADEFQKNALKEIGLLNNQIPPRYNTSYFNHVWGGGYAAGYYSYLWAEVLAVNVADHFAKLGALNRSTGDAFRTKVLSKGNTKELLDIFSDFTGLKAPDAAGLLKARGL, from the coding sequence ATGAACACTAATTTCAAAAAAACATTCGTTACAGCCGGACTGGCGTGCGCCGTACTTATGGCAAGTGCCGCTTCAGGTCCTAAAGACAAGAAAGTAAAATCAATGTATTCCAATCCACTTATGCAGCAAAGCACCTTGCAGTATGGTGCGCCCGACTTCACAAGAATCAAAGGTGAACACTATCTGCCCGCTATCAAAGCCGGCATTGAAGAGCAGCGTGCTGAAATAAAGAAGATAGTAGCAAACAAGCAGAAGCCTACTTTTGAGAATACTATCCTTGCGTATGAAAAGAGCGGACGACTGCTCGACCGTGTTTCAAACATATTCTTCTGTGTAACAGAAGCTGAAAAGACTCCGGAAATTGAAGCTGCTGAGAATGAAGTTATCCCTTTGCTCACGGATTTTGACAGTGAAGTGAAGTTCAATCAGAAGTTCTTCCAGCGCATTAAATATGTTTACGACAATCAACTGAGTTCATTGCAGGGCGAAGACAAGAAGCTGACAGAAGAAATCTACAAGAGTTTCGTTCGTGCCGGTGCACTTCTTTCAAAGGAAAAAATGAACCGTATGCAGGAAATCAACAGCCGTGTGGCTACACTCCAACAGGAGTTCGGCAATATGTTGCCAAAAGCCGGCGTGGCATCTACCGTATGGGTGAACGACGTTAAGGAACTGGCAGGCTTGAGCGATGCCGACATTGCACAGTGCAAGAAGGATGCTGAAAGCCGTGGCGGCAAAGCACCATACTGCATCGTGATTTCAAACACAACGCAACAGCCTATTCTTGCCAGTCTGGACAACCGTGAATTGCGCAAGCGTGTTTACGAGGCTTCTATCCATCGTACTGACGGTACACGCGAATACAACACTTACCCGATTATCGTTGAAATAGCAAAGCTTCGCGCAGAAAAGGCAGAGATAATGGGTTACAAGAATTATGCAGCCTATTCGCTCGACAATGCGATGGCAAAGAATCCGGAGAATGCATACAGTTTCCTGAAAGATCTCATTGCAGCGTATAAGCCAAAGGCCGAAGCTGAAACGAAATCCATTGAGGCTTATGCCCAAAAGACACAGGGAGCAGCTTTCAAACTGGAGCCATACGACCGTTTCTACTATTCTGCAAAGATGAAGAAAGAGCAGTTCAACTTCTCTGAAGACGAAGTAAAACCATACTTCAACATTGATACCGTACTCGTAAACGGTGTGTTCTACGCAGCAAACCGTGCTTATGGTTTGACTTTCAAGGAGCGTACAGACCTTCCCACCTATCATAAGGATATGAAAGTGTTCGACGTTATTGATGCCAACGGCAAACAACTCGCACTTTTCTATTGCGATTACTTCCGTCGCCCCACAAAGCGTGGTGGTGCGTGGATGAGTGCTTTTGCAAAGCAGAGCAGCTTCCGAGACCAGTTGCCTATCATATATAATGTATGCAACTATGCAAAAGCACCTGAAGGACAGCCAACGCTCGTAACTTGGGATGAAGTAACTACTATGTTCCACGAGTTCGGGCACGGTCTTCACGGTATGCTTTCCAACTGCAAGTACAACACATTGAGTGGTACTGCCGTGTCTCGCGACTTTGTTGAAATGCCATCGCAGTTCAATGAAAGTTTTGCAAGCATTCCTGAAGTGTTCAATAACTACGCAAAGCACTATCAGACAAATGCTCCTATGCCTGAAGAACTGAAGAACAAGATGCTCAATTCGCTCAACTTCCACTCAGCTTATGCGCTTGGAGAAAACCTCGCAGCAACTTGCTCCGACCTTGCTTGGCATACGCTCTCGCCTTCTCAGGTACCAACGGCAGAGAAAGCTGATGAGTTCCAGAAGAATGCGTTGAAGGAAATCGGCCTGCTGAACAATCAGATTCCTCCACGCTACAATACTTCTTACTTCAATCACGTTTGGGGCGGTGGCTATGCTGCCGGCTATTACAGCTATCTCTGGGCAGAAGTGCTCGCAGTGAACGTAGCTGACCACTTCGCTAAACTCGGTGCTCTGAACCGTTCTACCGGCGATGCTTTCCGCACAAAGGTTCTCAGCAAGGGAAATACAAAGGAATTGCTCGACATTTTCTCTGATTTCACCGGCTTGAAAGCTCCCGATGCAGCAGGTTTGCTGAAGGCACGTGGCCTTTAA
- a CDS encoding MFS transporter: MFLMAIMAGLTVANLYYNQPLLEVISTELGVSQVLTNLITVITQIGYVFGLMFIIPSGDLFSRRKIILYSMSVAIITAAVIGLSHNIYLIWLASLLLGASSVIPQLFIPVASQFSRPENKATNMGYVLSGLLTGILGARVISGFVGDMLGWRAMFLIAACIMIVCCTLCKFLMPDMQQNFKGTYPQLLKTVWSIYRTHPLIRLYSIRAGFGFGSMLAIWACLAFHIAGEPFNAGSDKVGILGLCGVADALSASGMGKFIPRFGIRRMSAAGALLQMLAWSVAYIFNDSYAGLAVAIIIVDVGIQCQQLSNQSGCLQEVPEASNRANTIFMTTYFIGGSLGTFCAGLGWEAMGWAGVCVVGLSFAMVSLLVSTFEGKMLAGH, from the coding sequence ATGTTTCTGATGGCGATAATGGCAGGCTTGACAGTTGCCAATCTTTACTACAACCAGCCTTTGCTGGAAGTCATCAGCACGGAGTTAGGAGTAAGTCAGGTATTGACCAATCTCATTACAGTTATTACACAGATAGGTTATGTCTTTGGACTGATGTTCATTATCCCTTCAGGTGATCTCTTCAGTCGAAGAAAAATTATCCTTTACAGTATGTCGGTTGCCATAATTACGGCAGCAGTCATTGGTTTGTCCCACAATATCTATCTTATTTGGTTGGCATCCCTGTTGCTCGGAGCGTCCTCTGTAATCCCACAGCTTTTCATTCCCGTTGCCAGCCAGTTTTCCCGACCCGAAAACAAAGCCACCAATATGGGCTATGTGTTGTCGGGATTGCTCACGGGAATCCTTGGAGCACGTGTCATAAGTGGTTTTGTGGGCGATATGCTCGGTTGGCGTGCAATGTTTCTGATAGCAGCCTGTATAATGATAGTGTGCTGCACACTCTGCAAATTCCTTATGCCTGATATGCAACAGAACTTCAAGGGGACGTATCCACAGCTTCTCAAGACAGTTTGGAGTATCTATCGCACCCATCCTCTCATTCGTCTCTATTCCATCCGTGCAGGTTTTGGATTTGGTAGTATGCTTGCCATCTGGGCTTGTTTGGCTTTCCATATTGCGGGAGAACCCTTCAATGCCGGCAGCGATAAGGTGGGAATATTGGGATTGTGTGGAGTTGCCGATGCTTTGTCGGCTTCCGGAATGGGAAAGTTCATTCCTCGGTTCGGAATTCGTAGAATGAGTGCTGCCGGTGCTTTGCTGCAGATGTTGGCTTGGTCGGTAGCTTATATTTTCAATGACAGCTACGCAGGTTTGGCAGTGGCTATCATTATTGTGGATGTAGGCATTCAATGTCAGCAGTTGAGCAATCAGAGTGGATGTTTGCAGGAAGTTCCCGAAGCAAGCAATCGTGCAAACACAATCTTTATGACCACCTATTTTATTGGAGGAAGCCTTGGAACCTTCTGTGCGGGACTGGGGTGGGAAGCAATGGGATGGGCAGGCGTATGTGTCGTAGGTCTTTCCTTCGCTATGGTTTCTTTGTTGGTTTCCACATTTGAAGGTAAGATGCTTGCCGGTCATTAG
- a CDS encoding DUF4112 domain-containing protein produces the protein MNETRRNIAKEKIVRSITFKQMDQLQRILDKYYLDGVIGLIPLGIGDFVTALFALIYIWFALVKVKSVSLTLAIANNILRDVLLGLIPFYLGNVLDFFYRSNRENMMMIRGFVDGDKEIIRNVNKRATQSAVGIFIFLALIAGMLYALITATKYIIGFNSLWN, from the coding sequence ATGAACGAAACAAGGCGCAACATAGCGAAGGAGAAAATTGTCCGAAGCATCACTTTCAAACAAATGGACCAATTACAGCGTATATTGGACAAATACTATTTGGACGGAGTCATCGGGCTTATTCCACTTGGTATTGGCGACTTTGTTACAGCTCTCTTTGCCTTGATATATATATGGTTTGCACTCGTGAAAGTAAAGAGCGTATCGCTTACCCTTGCCATAGCCAACAACATTCTCCGCGACGTGCTGCTCGGACTGATACCATTCTATCTCGGCAACGTACTCGATTTTTTCTATCGCTCCAACAGAGAAAATATGATGATGATACGAGGATTCGTGGACGGCGATAAGGAAATCATCCGAAACGTGAACAAGCGTGCCACACAAAGTGCTGTCGGAATATTCATCTTCCTTGCGCTCATTGCGGGGATGCTGTACGCACTCATAACTGCTACGAAATATATTATAGGATTTAACAGCCTGTGGAACTAA
- the rlmD gene encoding 23S rRNA (uracil(1939)-C(5))-methyltransferase RlmD, with amino-acid sequence MSRKRKTLPILENVVIEAVAAEGKCVAHVNDMVVFVPFVVPGDVVDLQVRKKRNSYCEATVIRFVSYSPTRIEPKCAHFGICGGCKWQNLPYEEQLKAKQKQVFDQLSRIGKVELPEFTPIMGSQQIWEYRNKLEFGCANKRWYTQEELTELPEGVGLTQGAIGFHITGAFDKIYPIEKCHLMDDYCNKVRNAIRDYALDNGISFYDIREQHGLLRDIMMRNSNTGEWMVLVQFHYDEEGDDARARGLMQHVADNFPEITSLLCVDNQKGNDTFNDLELEVFKGNDHIFELMEDLKFKVGPKSFYQTNTEQAYHLYSVARNFANLSGEELVYDLYTGTGTIANFVAQKAKKVIGIEYVPEAIEDAKVNSEINNIENTLFYAGDMKDILTEEFVKQHGRPDVIITDPPRAGMHQDVVNVILGAHPKRIVYVSCNPATQARDLALLDKDYKVTAVQPVDMFPHTPHVENVVLLEERI; translated from the coding sequence ATGAGTAGAAAGAGAAAAACATTGCCAATATTGGAGAATGTAGTCATTGAAGCCGTAGCAGCAGAAGGGAAATGCGTTGCTCACGTCAATGATATGGTTGTTTTTGTGCCCTTCGTTGTACCCGGCGACGTAGTTGATCTGCAAGTCAGAAAGAAACGAAACAGCTATTGCGAAGCAACCGTAATCCGTTTTGTTTCATACAGCCCTACACGCATAGAACCCAAATGTGCTCATTTTGGAATTTGTGGTGGTTGCAAATGGCAGAATCTGCCTTACGAGGAACAACTGAAAGCCAAACAAAAGCAGGTTTTCGACCAACTTTCCCGTATAGGTAAGGTTGAGTTACCTGAATTTACCCCGATTATGGGCTCTCAACAGATTTGGGAGTACCGCAATAAACTTGAATTCGGTTGCGCCAACAAACGTTGGTACACTCAGGAAGAACTGACTGAACTTCCTGAAGGCGTGGGACTGACTCAAGGAGCAATAGGCTTTCACATCACAGGAGCTTTCGACAAGATCTATCCTATTGAGAAATGCCATTTAATGGACGACTATTGTAACAAGGTTAGAAATGCAATTCGAGACTATGCTCTGGACAATGGAATATCTTTCTATGACATTCGGGAACAGCACGGACTGCTCCGCGACATAATGATGCGCAATTCCAATACCGGCGAATGGATGGTGCTTGTGCAATTCCATTACGACGAGGAGGGAGACGATGCACGCGCAAGAGGATTGATGCAGCACGTTGCCGATAATTTCCCCGAAATAACATCACTTCTCTGTGTAGACAATCAGAAAGGGAACGATACGTTCAATGATTTGGAACTGGAAGTCTTCAAGGGGAACGACCATATTTTTGAATTGATGGAGGATCTGAAGTTCAAGGTTGGCCCGAAGAGTTTCTATCAAACGAACACGGAACAGGCATACCACCTTTATTCCGTAGCCCGAAACTTCGCAAACCTTTCCGGCGAAGAACTCGTGTACGACCTTTATACCGGCACGGGAACGATTGCAAACTTCGTAGCCCAAAAGGCCAAAAAGGTTATCGGCATTGAATACGTTCCCGAAGCGATTGAAGATGCAAAGGTAAATTCAGAAATTAACAATATAGAAAATACATTATTCTATGCCGGCGATATGAAGGATATTCTTACCGAGGAGTTTGTGAAACAGCACGGACGTCCGGACGTAATCATTACAGACCCTCCTCGTGCAGGTATGCATCAGGATGTTGTAAACGTGATTCTCGGTGCTCATCCCAAGCGCATTGTCTATGTCAGTTGCAATCCGGCAACACAGGCGCGCGATTTGGCATTGCTCGACAAAGACTATAAGGTAACAGCCGTTCAGCCTGTGGATATGTTTCCACACACACCACACGTGGAAAACGTGGTACTGCTTGAAGAACGAATATAA
- the ppdK gene encoding pyruvate, phosphate dikinase, whose translation MSVKRVYTFGNGKAEGKADMRNLLGGKGANLAEMNLIGVPVPPGFTITTDVCNEYYEVGKEKVVELLLKEVTSSVKHVEGLMNCKFGDPSNPLLLSVRSGARASMPGMMDTILNLGLNDVVVEGLAKKTGNERFAFDSYRRFVQMYGDVVLGMKPVNKEDIDPFEAIIQKVKAQRGIKLDNEMTVEELKQLVAEFKKAIKDQTGQDFPTDPMEQLWGAICAVFTSWMNERAILYRKMEGIPQEWGTAVTVQAMVFGNMGDTSATGVCFSRDAGSGENVFNGEYLVNAQGEDVVAGIRTPQQITKYGSQKWAKQQGIEEEVRASKYPSMEEAMPEIYAQLDALQDKLEKHYHDMQDMEFTVQDGKLWFLQTRNGKRTGTAMVKIAMDLLAEGEIDEKTALKRCEPNKLDELLHPVFDKEALTAARVLTRGLPASPGAACGQIVFFADDAAKWHEDGHQVVMVRIETSPEDLAGMSAAEGILTARGGMTSHAAVVARGMGKCCVSGAGAMVIDYKARTVEIDGIVLHEGDYISINGSTGEVYYGEVKTRPAEVTGDFAKLMDLCKKYTKLVVRTNADTPHDAEVASNFGAVGIGLCRTEHMFFENEKIKAMREMILSDTVEDREKALEKLLPFQKQDFYGILKCMDGMPVNIRLLDPPLHEFVPHDLEGQEIMAKEMGVSVKFIQKRVNSLSEHNPMLGLRGCRLGNTFPEITAMQTRAILGAAVQLKKEGLNPMPEIMVPLVGIVNELDIQEGIIRKTAEKLFKEEGVEVPFKVGTMIEIPRAALTADLIANKAEYFSFGTNDLTQMTFGYSRDDIASFLPSYLEKKILDVDPFQVLDQQGVGQLIKTAVDKGRATRKDLKCGICGEHGGEPSSVKFCHRVGLNYVSCSPFRVPIARLAAAQASLED comes from the coding sequence ATGAGTGTAAAAAGAGTTTATACCTTCGGTAATGGAAAAGCTGAAGGTAAAGCCGACATGAGAAATCTCCTTGGTGGCAAGGGTGCCAACCTCGCGGAAATGAATTTGATCGGCGTACCAGTTCCTCCAGGATTTACAATTACTACGGATGTATGCAACGAATACTATGAAGTAGGAAAAGAAAAGGTTGTTGAACTTCTTTTAAAGGAAGTTACCAGCAGCGTGAAGCACGTTGAAGGTTTGATGAACTGTAAGTTCGGAGATCCGTCGAATCCTCTTTTGTTGAGCGTTCGTTCAGGTGCTCGCGCCTCTATGCCGGGTATGATGGATACCATTCTTAACCTTGGTTTGAACGATGTTGTTGTTGAAGGTCTTGCTAAAAAGACTGGCAACGAGCGTTTCGCATTCGACAGCTATCGCCGATTCGTGCAAATGTATGGCGATGTTGTATTGGGTATGAAGCCGGTAAACAAAGAAGATATCGACCCATTTGAAGCCATTATTCAGAAAGTTAAGGCACAGCGTGGCATTAAGCTCGACAACGAAATGACCGTTGAGGAGCTCAAGCAGCTTGTTGCTGAATTTAAAAAAGCCATCAAGGACCAGACTGGTCAGGATTTCCCAACTGATCCTATGGAACAGCTTTGGGGTGCTATCTGCGCCGTTTTCACGTCTTGGATGAACGAGCGTGCCATCCTCTATCGTAAGATGGAAGGCATTCCACAGGAATGGGGTACTGCCGTAACCGTACAGGCGATGGTATTCGGCAATATGGGCGATACGTCTGCTACTGGTGTTTGCTTCTCTCGTGATGCAGGTTCTGGCGAAAACGTGTTCAATGGCGAGTATTTGGTAAATGCACAGGGCGAAGACGTGGTTGCAGGTATCCGTACTCCACAGCAGATTACAAAATATGGTTCACAGAAGTGGGCTAAGCAGCAGGGCATCGAAGAAGAAGTTCGTGCTTCAAAATATCCTTCTATGGAGGAGGCTATGCCTGAAATCTATGCTCAGTTGGACGCTCTTCAGGACAAGCTCGAGAAGCACTATCACGATATGCAGGATATGGAATTCACGGTTCAGGATGGTAAGCTGTGGTTCCTTCAGACTCGTAACGGTAAGCGTACCGGTACTGCTATGGTTAAGATTGCAATGGACTTGCTTGCTGAAGGCGAAATCGATGAGAAGACAGCACTGAAGCGTTGCGAACCAAACAAACTCGATGAACTGCTCCACCCGGTATTTGACAAGGAAGCATTGACAGCTGCTCGCGTTCTTACACGTGGTTTGCCTGCATCTCCTGGTGCTGCTTGTGGTCAGATAGTATTCTTTGCAGATGATGCTGCAAAGTGGCACGAGGATGGCCATCAGGTGGTAATGGTTCGTATTGAGACATCTCCCGAAGACTTGGCTGGTATGTCTGCTGCCGAGGGTATCTTGACAGCACGTGGCGGTATGACCTCACACGCTGCCGTAGTTGCCCGTGGTATGGGTAAGTGCTGCGTTTCTGGTGCCGGTGCAATGGTTATCGACTATAAGGCACGCACGGTTGAGATTGACGGTATCGTTCTTCACGAAGGCGATTATATTTCTATCAATGGATCTACCGGTGAGGTTTACTATGGCGAGGTCAAGACACGACCAGCTGAGGTAACAGGCGATTTCGCTAAGCTGATGGATCTTTGCAAGAAGTACACAAAGCTCGTGGTTCGTACAAATGCTGATACTCCACACGATGCAGAAGTTGCCAGCAATTTCGGTGCAGTAGGTATTGGTCTTTGCCGTACAGAGCACATGTTCTTTGAAAACGAAAAGATCAAGGCAATGCGCGAAATGATTCTTTCAGATACTGTTGAAGACCGTGAGAAGGCACTCGAAAAGTTGTTACCATTCCAAAAGCAGGACTTCTACGGCATCCTGAAGTGTATGGATGGTATGCCGGTAAACATCCGTTTGCTCGATCCACCTTTGCACGAATTCGTGCCACACGATTTGGAAGGTCAGGAAATTATGGCAAAGGAAATGGGCGTAAGCGTTAAGTTTATTCAGAAGCGTGTAAACTCATTGTCAGAACATAACCCAATGTTGGGTCTCCGTGGTTGTCGTCTCGGTAACACATTTCCTGAAATCACAGCAATGCAGACGCGAGCTATCCTCGGTGCTGCCGTTCAGTTGAAGAAGGAAGGCCTTAACCCAATGCCGGAGATTATGGTTCCTCTCGTAGGTATCGTGAACGAGCTTGATATTCAGGAAGGCATCATTCGCAAGACAGCTGAGAAACTCTTCAAGGAAGAAGGCGTTGAAGTTCCATTCAAGGTGGGTACAATGATTGAAATCCCACGTGCAGCCCTTACCGCAGACTTGATTGCCAACAAGGCAGAATACTTCAGCTTCGGTACGAATGACTTGACACAGATGACTTTCGGTTATAGCCGTGATGACATTGCCAGCTTCTTGCCAAGCTACCTTGAGAAGAAGATTCTCGACGTAGACCCATTCCAGGTTCTCGATCAGCAGGGTGTTGGACAACTGATTAAGACAGCTGTCGATAAGGGACGTGCTACACGCAAGGATTTGAAGTGTGGCATCTGTGGTGAGCACGGTGGCGAACCAAGCTCAGTCAAGTTCTGCCATCGCGTAGGTCTCAACTACGTAAGTTGTTCTCCATTCCGTGTGCCAATTGCACGTTTGGCAGCGGCGCAGGCATCGCTTGAAGATTAA
- a CDS encoding MBOAT family protein: MIDLQQTISALGTFLTTSSKEWSISTLPFMVAFLLFFAIYIGINHCRKTWMQAYVILFSLFFAFKANGALMLLLPAATVISWYLTKKMMRLKRGEPRKVGLGLIIFLELFPLLYYKYTNFGLEILNGIFSSNFALTEMILPIGISFYTFQAISYTIDVYKERFPKTTGLTEYSFYLTFFPLLIAGPITRAEVLIPQVNEPKLTDKALINKGLWLIICGLLKKCLIADYLAQFNNLVFDNPLAYSGFENLMGVLGYTLQIYCDFSGYSDMAIGLAALMGFQLPNNFSFPYQSLNLTEFWHRWHIALSSWFRDYIYIPLGGNRKGNIRTYSNSFLTMTVAGLWHGASGMFVIWGVLHGVGLIIHKFASNHGLKKIKNTIPVKATSWLITFTYVACAWVFFRAPNLDTAFSIFTNLYTNLHLGDIYPFLMARPMWLVLLAIGLELHSIRKHDYDWMQEKFINAHPILKFIILLITLQLIINFSQDNVQPFIYTQF; this comes from the coding sequence ATGATAGATTTACAACAGACAATAAGCGCATTGGGCACTTTCCTTACCACATCGAGCAAGGAATGGTCGATCAGCACCCTACCCTTTATGGTGGCATTCCTGTTGTTTTTTGCTATATATATAGGTATAAACCATTGCAGAAAAACTTGGATGCAGGCCTACGTGATACTTTTCAGCCTGTTTTTTGCATTCAAGGCGAATGGTGCCTTGATGCTTTTATTGCCTGCTGCAACCGTTATTTCTTGGTATCTCACTAAGAAAATGATGCGCCTCAAGCGAGGAGAACCACGAAAAGTAGGACTTGGACTGATTATTTTTCTTGAACTCTTTCCCCTACTCTACTATAAATACACGAACTTCGGTTTGGAAATTCTCAACGGAATATTCAGCAGTAACTTTGCACTGACGGAAATGATACTGCCCATCGGCATATCTTTCTACACTTTTCAGGCCATCAGCTATACGATAGACGTCTACAAGGAGAGGTTCCCGAAAACAACAGGACTCACAGAATACAGCTTTTACCTTACCTTTTTTCCCCTGCTCATAGCAGGACCAATAACCCGGGCAGAAGTATTAATACCACAGGTAAACGAACCTAAACTGACAGACAAAGCACTCATAAACAAAGGTTTATGGCTCATCATCTGTGGATTGCTGAAAAAATGCCTCATAGCCGATTATCTGGCACAGTTCAACAACCTTGTTTTCGACAATCCACTGGCCTACTCCGGTTTTGAAAACCTGATGGGCGTGCTCGGCTATACACTCCAGATTTATTGCGATTTCTCCGGTTACAGCGATATGGCAATAGGACTTGCGGCATTGATGGGATTCCAACTTCCCAACAACTTCAGTTTCCCTTACCAAAGCCTGAACCTGACAGAATTCTGGCATCGTTGGCACATTGCACTCTCATCTTGGTTCAGAGATTATATTTACATCCCACTGGGAGGAAACAGGAAAGGTAACATCAGAACCTATTCCAACAGTTTTCTTACGATGACCGTCGCCGGATTGTGGCACGGAGCATCGGGAATGTTCGTTATATGGGGAGTGCTGCACGGTGTCGGACTGATTATTCATAAGTTCGCATCCAATCACGGCTTGAAAAAAATAAAGAACACGATTCCCGTCAAAGCTACCAGTTGGCTCATTACCTTTACTTATGTAGCCTGTGCTTGGGTATTTTTCCGTGCACCAAACCTTGACACGGCTTTCTCCATCTTTACAAATCTTTACACAAACCTCCACCTCGGCGACATCTATCCGTTCCTGATGGCTCGCCCAATGTGGTTGGTGCTGTTGGCAATAGGTCTGGAGCTTCATTCCATCCGCAAACACGACTACGACTGGATGCAAGAGAAATTCATCAATGCACACCCAATTCTCAAATTTATTATCCTCCTCATTACTCTTCAGCTCATTATCAATTTCAGCCAAGACAATGTTCAGCCTTTCATCTACACACAGTTTTAA